A stretch of the Oncorhynchus mykiss isolate Arlee chromosome 23, USDA_OmykA_1.1, whole genome shotgun sequence genome encodes the following:
- the exoc7 gene encoding exocyst complex component 7 isoform X4 translates to MIPTEDASARKREIEEKLKQEQETLSFIRENMEKSDQLTKGMVSILSSFESRLMQLENSIIPVHKQTENLQRLQENVDKTLSCMDHVISYYHVAKDTDKIIREGPTGRLDEYLACIAKIQKAVEYFQDNNPDSPELNTVKARFEKGKELLEAEFRGLLTRYSKPVPPILILDAITVDEELEVQEEVTLEHLPEAVLQDIICISGWLVEYGRNQDFMNVYFQIRSNQLDRSIKGLKDHFRKSSASSGILYSPAVQTKRKDTPTKKAPKRPGTIRKAQNLLKQYSQHGLDGKKGGSNLTPLEGHDHDQRVKHQSDALTDKHGAAAGKDDVLDIEIDSYIHCISAFVKLAQSEYVLLTEIIPEHHQKKTFDSLIQEALDNLMLEGDNIVAAARRAIMRHDYSAVLTIFPILRHLKQTKPDFDSTLQGTAASTKNKLPTLITSMETIGAKALEEFADSIKNDPDKEYNMPKDGTVHELTSNAILFLQQLLDFQETAGAMLASQETSSSASSSEFSRRLLSTYICKVLGNLQLNLLSKSKVYEDSALSAIFLHNNYNYILKSLEKSELIQLVTVTQKKAESSYRELIEQQKQIYQRSWYKVTEHITDRNMPAFQPGTKLKDKERQVIKDKFKGFNDGLEELCKIQKVWAIPDKEQRDAIRHAQRRVVSEAYRAFLQRYANISFTKNPEKYHKYRPEQVEEMIERLFDTSA, encoded by the exons ATGATTCCGACCGAGGATGCGTCCGCGaggaagagggagatagaggagaaacTAAAGCAG GAACAGGAAACCCTGTCCTTCATCCGAGAGAATATGGAGAAGAGTGATCAGCTGACTAAAGGGATG GTGTCCATCTTGTCATCGTTTGAGAGTCGTCTGATGCAGCTGGAGAACTCCATCATCCCAGTACACAAGCAGACAGAGAACCTACAGAGGCTTCAGGAGAATGTGGATAAGACCCTGTCCTGCATGGACCATGTCATCAGTTATTACCATGTAGCCAAGGACACCGACAAGATCATCAGAGAGGG GCCAACGGGTAGACTAGATGAGTACCTGGCCTGCATTGCCAAGATCCAGAAAGCTGTTGAGTACTTTCAGGACAACAACCCAGATAGCCCTGAGCTCAATACAGTG AAAGCACGATTTGAGAAGGGTAAGGAGCTCCTGGAGGCTGAGTTCCGTGGTCTGCTGACCCGCTACAGTAAGCCTGTTCCTCCCATATTGATCCTGGATGCCATCACTGTAGATGAGGAGCTGGAGGTTCAGGAGGAGGTGACTCTAGAACACCTCCCTGAAGCCGTGCTACAGGATATCATCTGTatctctggctggctggtggaGTACGGACGCAATCAGG ACTTTATGAACGTTTACTTCCAGATCCGCTCCAATCAGTTGGACCGCTCCATCAAGGGTTTGAAAGACCACTTCCGGAAGAGTTCTGCCTCTTCTGGCATCCTCTACTCACCAGCCGTTCAGACCAAACGCAAGGACACTCCCACTAAGAAGGCACCCAAGAGACCAG GGACCATTCGCAAGGCTCAGAACCTTCTCAAACAGTACTCTCAGCATGGTCTGGATGGGAAAAAGGGGGGCTCTAACCTCACTCCTTTGGAAG GTCACGATCATGACCAGCGGGTCAAACACCAGTCAGACGCCCTGACCGACAAGCATGGGGCAGCAGCAG GGAAGGATGATGTCCTGGACATAGAGATTGACTCTTACATCCACTGCATCAGTGCCTTTGTGAAGCTGGCCCAGAGTGAATACGTCCTGCTCACAGAGATCATCCCTGAACACCACCAGAAGAAGACCTTTGACTCCCTCATACAG GAAGCCCTGGACAACCTGATGCTGGAGGGTGACAACATAGTGGCGGCAGCACGGCGGGCCATCATGAGACACGACTACTCTGCTGTCCTCACCATCTTCCCCATCCTCAGGCACCTTAAACAGACCAAGCCAGACTTTGACTCCACGCTCCAG GGCACAGCTGCCAGTACCAAGAACAAGCTGCCTACCCTCATCACATCCATGGAGACTATCGGAGCCAAAGCCCTGGAGGAGTTTGCAGACAGCATCAAG AATGACCCTGACAAGGAGTACAACATGCCTAAGGATGGAACTGTCCATGAGCTCACCAGCAAT gcCATCCTGTTCCTTCAGCAGCTGCTGGACTTTCAGGAGACAGCCGGAGCTATGCTGGCCTCTCAAG AGACCAGTTCGTCAGCCAGCAGCTCTGAGTTCAGTAGGAGACTTCTCAGCACCTACATAT GTAAAGTGTTGGGGAACTTGCAGCTGAATCTTCTCAGTAAATCCAAGGTGTACGAGGACTCTGCTCTGAGTGCCATCTTCCtccacaacaactacaactacatcCTCAAGTCCCTGGAGAA GTCTGAGCTGATCCAGTTAGTGACAGTGACTCAGAAGAAGGCTGAGAGTTCATACAGAGAGCTGATAGAACAGCAGAAACAGATATACCAGCGCAG CTGGTACAAGGTCACAGAGCATATTACGGACCGGAACATGCCTGCCTTCCAACCAGGAACCAAG CTGAAAGACAAAGAGCGTCAGGTGATCAAAGACAAGTTTAAG GGATTCAACGACGGTCTGGAGGAGCTGTGTAAGATCCAGAAGGTGTGGGCCATCCCAGACAAGGAGCAGAGAGACGCCATCCGCCACGCCCAGAGGAGAGTGGTATCCGAGGCCTACAGGGCATTCCTACAGAG ATACGCCAACATTTCGTTCACCAAAAATCCTGAGAAATACCACAAGTATCGTCCAGAGCAGGTGGAGGAGATGATCGAGAGGCTTTTTGATACCTCAGCCTAA
- the exoc7 gene encoding exocyst complex component 7 isoform X6, whose protein sequence is MIPTEDASARKREIEEKLKQEQETLSFIRENMEKSDQLTKGMVSILSSFESRLMQLENSIIPVHKQTENLQRLQENVDKTLSCMDHVISYYHVAKDTDKIIREGPTGRLDEYLACIAKIQKAVEYFQDNNPDSPELNTVKARFEKGKELLEAEFRGLLTRYSKPVPPILILDAITVDEELEVQEEVTLEHLPEAVLQDIICISGWLVEYGRNQDFMNVYFQIRSNQLDRSIKGLKDHFRKSSASSGILYSPAVQTKRKDTPTKKAPKRPGTIRKAQNLLKQYSQHGLDGKKGGSNLTPLEGKDDVLDIEIDSYIHCISAFVKLAQSEYVLLTEIIPEHHQKKTFDSLIQEALDNLMLEGDNIVAAARRAIMRHDYSAVLTIFPILRHLKQTKPDFDSTLQGTAASTKNKLPTLITSMETIGAKALEEFADSIKNDPDKEYNMPKDGTVHELTSNAILFLQQLLDFQETAGAMLASQVLGDTYNIPLDPRETSSSASSSEFSRRLLSTYICKVLGNLQLNLLSKSKVYEDSALSAIFLHNNYNYILKSLEKSELIQLVTVTQKKAESSYRELIEQQKQIYQRSWYKVTEHITDRNMPAFQPGTKLKDKERQVIKDKFKGFNDGLEELCKIQKVWAIPDKEQRDAIRHAQRRVVSEAYRAFLQRYANISFTKNPEKYHKYRPEQVEEMIERLFDTSA, encoded by the exons ATGATTCCGACCGAGGATGCGTCCGCGaggaagagggagatagaggagaaacTAAAGCAG GAACAGGAAACCCTGTCCTTCATCCGAGAGAATATGGAGAAGAGTGATCAGCTGACTAAAGGGATG GTGTCCATCTTGTCATCGTTTGAGAGTCGTCTGATGCAGCTGGAGAACTCCATCATCCCAGTACACAAGCAGACAGAGAACCTACAGAGGCTTCAGGAGAATGTGGATAAGACCCTGTCCTGCATGGACCATGTCATCAGTTATTACCATGTAGCCAAGGACACCGACAAGATCATCAGAGAGGG GCCAACGGGTAGACTAGATGAGTACCTGGCCTGCATTGCCAAGATCCAGAAAGCTGTTGAGTACTTTCAGGACAACAACCCAGATAGCCCTGAGCTCAATACAGTG AAAGCACGATTTGAGAAGGGTAAGGAGCTCCTGGAGGCTGAGTTCCGTGGTCTGCTGACCCGCTACAGTAAGCCTGTTCCTCCCATATTGATCCTGGATGCCATCACTGTAGATGAGGAGCTGGAGGTTCAGGAGGAGGTGACTCTAGAACACCTCCCTGAAGCCGTGCTACAGGATATCATCTGTatctctggctggctggtggaGTACGGACGCAATCAGG ACTTTATGAACGTTTACTTCCAGATCCGCTCCAATCAGTTGGACCGCTCCATCAAGGGTTTGAAAGACCACTTCCGGAAGAGTTCTGCCTCTTCTGGCATCCTCTACTCACCAGCCGTTCAGACCAAACGCAAGGACACTCCCACTAAGAAGGCACCCAAGAGACCAG GGACCATTCGCAAGGCTCAGAACCTTCTCAAACAGTACTCTCAGCATGGTCTGGATGGGAAAAAGGGGGGCTCTAACCTCACTCCTTTGGAAG GGAAGGATGATGTCCTGGACATAGAGATTGACTCTTACATCCACTGCATCAGTGCCTTTGTGAAGCTGGCCCAGAGTGAATACGTCCTGCTCACAGAGATCATCCCTGAACACCACCAGAAGAAGACCTTTGACTCCCTCATACAG GAAGCCCTGGACAACCTGATGCTGGAGGGTGACAACATAGTGGCGGCAGCACGGCGGGCCATCATGAGACACGACTACTCTGCTGTCCTCACCATCTTCCCCATCCTCAGGCACCTTAAACAGACCAAGCCAGACTTTGACTCCACGCTCCAG GGCACAGCTGCCAGTACCAAGAACAAGCTGCCTACCCTCATCACATCCATGGAGACTATCGGAGCCAAAGCCCTGGAGGAGTTTGCAGACAGCATCAAG AATGACCCTGACAAGGAGTACAACATGCCTAAGGATGGAACTGTCCATGAGCTCACCAGCAAT gcCATCCTGTTCCTTCAGCAGCTGCTGGACTTTCAGGAGACAGCCGGAGCTATGCTGGCCTCTCAAG TACTGGGGGACACGTACAATATCCCTTTAGACCCCCGAG AGACCAGTTCGTCAGCCAGCAGCTCTGAGTTCAGTAGGAGACTTCTCAGCACCTACATAT GTAAAGTGTTGGGGAACTTGCAGCTGAATCTTCTCAGTAAATCCAAGGTGTACGAGGACTCTGCTCTGAGTGCCATCTTCCtccacaacaactacaactacatcCTCAAGTCCCTGGAGAA GTCTGAGCTGATCCAGTTAGTGACAGTGACTCAGAAGAAGGCTGAGAGTTCATACAGAGAGCTGATAGAACAGCAGAAACAGATATACCAGCGCAG CTGGTACAAGGTCACAGAGCATATTACGGACCGGAACATGCCTGCCTTCCAACCAGGAACCAAG CTGAAAGACAAAGAGCGTCAGGTGATCAAAGACAAGTTTAAG GGATTCAACGACGGTCTGGAGGAGCTGTGTAAGATCCAGAAGGTGTGGGCCATCCCAGACAAGGAGCAGAGAGACGCCATCCGCCACGCCCAGAGGAGAGTGGTATCCGAGGCCTACAGGGCATTCCTACAGAG ATACGCCAACATTTCGTTCACCAAAAATCCTGAGAAATACCACAAGTATCGTCCAGAGCAGGTGGAGGAGATGATCGAGAGGCTTTTTGATACCTCAGCCTAA
- the exoc7 gene encoding exocyst complex component 7 isoform X12, with the protein MIPTEDASARKREIEEKLKQEQETLSFIRENMEKSDQLTKGMVSILSSFESRLMQLENSIIPVHKQTENLQRLQENVDKTLSCMDHVISYYHVAKDTDKIIREGPTGRLDEYLACIAKIQKAVEYFQDNNPDSPELNTVKARFEKGKELLEAEFRGLLTRYSKPVPPILILDAITVDEELEVQEEVTLEHLPEAVLQDIICISGWLVEYGRNQDFMNVYFQIRSNQLDRSIKGLKDHFRKSSASSGILYSPAVQTKRKDTPTKKAPKRPGKDDVLDIEIDSYIHCISAFVKLAQSEYVLLTEIIPEHHQKKTFDSLIQEALDNLMLEGDNIVAAARRAIMRHDYSAVLTIFPILRHLKQTKPDFDSTLQGTAASTKNKLPTLITSMETIGAKALEEFADSIKNDPDKEYNMPKDGTVHELTSNAILFLQQLLDFQETAGAMLASQVLGDTYNIPLDPRETSSSASSSEFSRRLLSTYICKVLGNLQLNLLSKSKVYEDSALSAIFLHNNYNYILKSLEKSELIQLVTVTQKKAESSYRELIEQQKQIYQRSWYKVTEHITDRNMPAFQPGTKLKDKERQVIKDKFKGFNDGLEELCKIQKVWAIPDKEQRDAIRHAQRRVVSEAYRAFLQRYANISFTKNPEKYHKYRPEQVEEMIERLFDTSA; encoded by the exons ATGATTCCGACCGAGGATGCGTCCGCGaggaagagggagatagaggagaaacTAAAGCAG GAACAGGAAACCCTGTCCTTCATCCGAGAGAATATGGAGAAGAGTGATCAGCTGACTAAAGGGATG GTGTCCATCTTGTCATCGTTTGAGAGTCGTCTGATGCAGCTGGAGAACTCCATCATCCCAGTACACAAGCAGACAGAGAACCTACAGAGGCTTCAGGAGAATGTGGATAAGACCCTGTCCTGCATGGACCATGTCATCAGTTATTACCATGTAGCCAAGGACACCGACAAGATCATCAGAGAGGG GCCAACGGGTAGACTAGATGAGTACCTGGCCTGCATTGCCAAGATCCAGAAAGCTGTTGAGTACTTTCAGGACAACAACCCAGATAGCCCTGAGCTCAATACAGTG AAAGCACGATTTGAGAAGGGTAAGGAGCTCCTGGAGGCTGAGTTCCGTGGTCTGCTGACCCGCTACAGTAAGCCTGTTCCTCCCATATTGATCCTGGATGCCATCACTGTAGATGAGGAGCTGGAGGTTCAGGAGGAGGTGACTCTAGAACACCTCCCTGAAGCCGTGCTACAGGATATCATCTGTatctctggctggctggtggaGTACGGACGCAATCAGG ACTTTATGAACGTTTACTTCCAGATCCGCTCCAATCAGTTGGACCGCTCCATCAAGGGTTTGAAAGACCACTTCCGGAAGAGTTCTGCCTCTTCTGGCATCCTCTACTCACCAGCCGTTCAGACCAAACGCAAGGACACTCCCACTAAGAAGGCACCCAAGAGACCAG GGAAGGATGATGTCCTGGACATAGAGATTGACTCTTACATCCACTGCATCAGTGCCTTTGTGAAGCTGGCCCAGAGTGAATACGTCCTGCTCACAGAGATCATCCCTGAACACCACCAGAAGAAGACCTTTGACTCCCTCATACAG GAAGCCCTGGACAACCTGATGCTGGAGGGTGACAACATAGTGGCGGCAGCACGGCGGGCCATCATGAGACACGACTACTCTGCTGTCCTCACCATCTTCCCCATCCTCAGGCACCTTAAACAGACCAAGCCAGACTTTGACTCCACGCTCCAG GGCACAGCTGCCAGTACCAAGAACAAGCTGCCTACCCTCATCACATCCATGGAGACTATCGGAGCCAAAGCCCTGGAGGAGTTTGCAGACAGCATCAAG AATGACCCTGACAAGGAGTACAACATGCCTAAGGATGGAACTGTCCATGAGCTCACCAGCAAT gcCATCCTGTTCCTTCAGCAGCTGCTGGACTTTCAGGAGACAGCCGGAGCTATGCTGGCCTCTCAAG TACTGGGGGACACGTACAATATCCCTTTAGACCCCCGAG AGACCAGTTCGTCAGCCAGCAGCTCTGAGTTCAGTAGGAGACTTCTCAGCACCTACATAT GTAAAGTGTTGGGGAACTTGCAGCTGAATCTTCTCAGTAAATCCAAGGTGTACGAGGACTCTGCTCTGAGTGCCATCTTCCtccacaacaactacaactacatcCTCAAGTCCCTGGAGAA GTCTGAGCTGATCCAGTTAGTGACAGTGACTCAGAAGAAGGCTGAGAGTTCATACAGAGAGCTGATAGAACAGCAGAAACAGATATACCAGCGCAG CTGGTACAAGGTCACAGAGCATATTACGGACCGGAACATGCCTGCCTTCCAACCAGGAACCAAG CTGAAAGACAAAGAGCGTCAGGTGATCAAAGACAAGTTTAAG GGATTCAACGACGGTCTGGAGGAGCTGTGTAAGATCCAGAAGGTGTGGGCCATCCCAGACAAGGAGCAGAGAGACGCCATCCGCCACGCCCAGAGGAGAGTGGTATCCGAGGCCTACAGGGCATTCCTACAGAG ATACGCCAACATTTCGTTCACCAAAAATCCTGAGAAATACCACAAGTATCGTCCAGAGCAGGTGGAGGAGATGATCGAGAGGCTTTTTGATACCTCAGCCTAA
- the exoc7 gene encoding exocyst complex component 7 isoform X1 yields MIPTEDASARKREIEEKLKQEQETLSFIRENMEKSDQLTKGMVSILSSFESRLMQLENSIIPVHKQTENLQRLQENVDKTLSCMDHVISYYHVAKDTDKIIREGPTGRLDEYLACIAKIQKAVEYFQDNNPDSPELNTVKARFEKGKELLEAEFRGLLTRYSKPVPPILILDAITVDEELEVQEEVTLEHLPEAVLQDIICISGWLVEYGRNQDFMNVYFQIRSNQLDRSIKGLKDHFRKSSASSGILYSPAVQTKRKDTPTKKAPKRPVYIPGTIRKAQNLLKQYSQHGLDGKKGGSNLTPLEGHDHDQRVKHQSDALTDKHGAAAGKDDVLDIEIDSYIHCISAFVKLAQSEYVLLTEIIPEHHQKKTFDSLIQEALDNLMLEGDNIVAAARRAIMRHDYSAVLTIFPILRHLKQTKPDFDSTLQGTAASTKNKLPTLITSMETIGAKALEEFADSIKNDPDKEYNMPKDGTVHELTSNAILFLQQLLDFQETAGAMLASQVLGDTYNIPLDPRETSSSASSSEFSRRLLSTYICKVLGNLQLNLLSKSKVYEDSALSAIFLHNNYNYILKSLEKSELIQLVTVTQKKAESSYRELIEQQKQIYQRSWYKVTEHITDRNMPAFQPGTKLKDKERQVIKDKFKGFNDGLEELCKIQKVWAIPDKEQRDAIRHAQRRVVSEAYRAFLQRYANISFTKNPEKYHKYRPEQVEEMIERLFDTSA; encoded by the exons ATGATTCCGACCGAGGATGCGTCCGCGaggaagagggagatagaggagaaacTAAAGCAG GAACAGGAAACCCTGTCCTTCATCCGAGAGAATATGGAGAAGAGTGATCAGCTGACTAAAGGGATG GTGTCCATCTTGTCATCGTTTGAGAGTCGTCTGATGCAGCTGGAGAACTCCATCATCCCAGTACACAAGCAGACAGAGAACCTACAGAGGCTTCAGGAGAATGTGGATAAGACCCTGTCCTGCATGGACCATGTCATCAGTTATTACCATGTAGCCAAGGACACCGACAAGATCATCAGAGAGGG GCCAACGGGTAGACTAGATGAGTACCTGGCCTGCATTGCCAAGATCCAGAAAGCTGTTGAGTACTTTCAGGACAACAACCCAGATAGCCCTGAGCTCAATACAGTG AAAGCACGATTTGAGAAGGGTAAGGAGCTCCTGGAGGCTGAGTTCCGTGGTCTGCTGACCCGCTACAGTAAGCCTGTTCCTCCCATATTGATCCTGGATGCCATCACTGTAGATGAGGAGCTGGAGGTTCAGGAGGAGGTGACTCTAGAACACCTCCCTGAAGCCGTGCTACAGGATATCATCTGTatctctggctggctggtggaGTACGGACGCAATCAGG ACTTTATGAACGTTTACTTCCAGATCCGCTCCAATCAGTTGGACCGCTCCATCAAGGGTTTGAAAGACCACTTCCGGAAGAGTTCTGCCTCTTCTGGCATCCTCTACTCACCAGCCGTTCAGACCAAACGCAAGGACACTCCCACTAAGAAGGCACCCAAGAGACCAG TCTACATCCCAG GGACCATTCGCAAGGCTCAGAACCTTCTCAAACAGTACTCTCAGCATGGTCTGGATGGGAAAAAGGGGGGCTCTAACCTCACTCCTTTGGAAG GTCACGATCATGACCAGCGGGTCAAACACCAGTCAGACGCCCTGACCGACAAGCATGGGGCAGCAGCAG GGAAGGATGATGTCCTGGACATAGAGATTGACTCTTACATCCACTGCATCAGTGCCTTTGTGAAGCTGGCCCAGAGTGAATACGTCCTGCTCACAGAGATCATCCCTGAACACCACCAGAAGAAGACCTTTGACTCCCTCATACAG GAAGCCCTGGACAACCTGATGCTGGAGGGTGACAACATAGTGGCGGCAGCACGGCGGGCCATCATGAGACACGACTACTCTGCTGTCCTCACCATCTTCCCCATCCTCAGGCACCTTAAACAGACCAAGCCAGACTTTGACTCCACGCTCCAG GGCACAGCTGCCAGTACCAAGAACAAGCTGCCTACCCTCATCACATCCATGGAGACTATCGGAGCCAAAGCCCTGGAGGAGTTTGCAGACAGCATCAAG AATGACCCTGACAAGGAGTACAACATGCCTAAGGATGGAACTGTCCATGAGCTCACCAGCAAT gcCATCCTGTTCCTTCAGCAGCTGCTGGACTTTCAGGAGACAGCCGGAGCTATGCTGGCCTCTCAAG TACTGGGGGACACGTACAATATCCCTTTAGACCCCCGAG AGACCAGTTCGTCAGCCAGCAGCTCTGAGTTCAGTAGGAGACTTCTCAGCACCTACATAT GTAAAGTGTTGGGGAACTTGCAGCTGAATCTTCTCAGTAAATCCAAGGTGTACGAGGACTCTGCTCTGAGTGCCATCTTCCtccacaacaactacaactacatcCTCAAGTCCCTGGAGAA GTCTGAGCTGATCCAGTTAGTGACAGTGACTCAGAAGAAGGCTGAGAGTTCATACAGAGAGCTGATAGAACAGCAGAAACAGATATACCAGCGCAG CTGGTACAAGGTCACAGAGCATATTACGGACCGGAACATGCCTGCCTTCCAACCAGGAACCAAG CTGAAAGACAAAGAGCGTCAGGTGATCAAAGACAAGTTTAAG GGATTCAACGACGGTCTGGAGGAGCTGTGTAAGATCCAGAAGGTGTGGGCCATCCCAGACAAGGAGCAGAGAGACGCCATCCGCCACGCCCAGAGGAGAGTGGTATCCGAGGCCTACAGGGCATTCCTACAGAG ATACGCCAACATTTCGTTCACCAAAAATCCTGAGAAATACCACAAGTATCGTCCAGAGCAGGTGGAGGAGATGATCGAGAGGCTTTTTGATACCTCAGCCTAA
- the exoc7 gene encoding exocyst complex component 7 isoform X11, translating to MIPTEDASARKREIEEKLKQEQETLSFIRENMEKSDQLTKGMVSILSSFESRLMQLENSIIPVHKQTENLQRLQENVDKTLSCMDHVISYYHVAKDTDKIIREGPTGRLDEYLACIAKIQKAVEYFQDNNPDSPELNTVKARFEKGKELLEAEFRGLLTRYSKPVPPILILDAITVDEELEVQEEVTLEHLPEAVLQDIICISGWLVEYGRNQDFMNVYFQIRSNQLDRSIKGLKDHFRKSSASSGILYSPAVQTKRKDTPTKKAPKRPGHDHDQRVKHQSDALTDKHGAAAGKDDVLDIEIDSYIHCISAFVKLAQSEYVLLTEIIPEHHQKKTFDSLIQEALDNLMLEGDNIVAAARRAIMRHDYSAVLTIFPILRHLKQTKPDFDSTLQGTAASTKNKLPTLITSMETIGAKALEEFADSIKNDPDKEYNMPKDGTVHELTSNAILFLQQLLDFQETAGAMLASQETSSSASSSEFSRRLLSTYICKVLGNLQLNLLSKSKVYEDSALSAIFLHNNYNYILKSLEKSELIQLVTVTQKKAESSYRELIEQQKQIYQRSWYKVTEHITDRNMPAFQPGTKLKDKERQVIKDKFKGFNDGLEELCKIQKVWAIPDKEQRDAIRHAQRRVVSEAYRAFLQRYANISFTKNPEKYHKYRPEQVEEMIERLFDTSA from the exons ATGATTCCGACCGAGGATGCGTCCGCGaggaagagggagatagaggagaaacTAAAGCAG GAACAGGAAACCCTGTCCTTCATCCGAGAGAATATGGAGAAGAGTGATCAGCTGACTAAAGGGATG GTGTCCATCTTGTCATCGTTTGAGAGTCGTCTGATGCAGCTGGAGAACTCCATCATCCCAGTACACAAGCAGACAGAGAACCTACAGAGGCTTCAGGAGAATGTGGATAAGACCCTGTCCTGCATGGACCATGTCATCAGTTATTACCATGTAGCCAAGGACACCGACAAGATCATCAGAGAGGG GCCAACGGGTAGACTAGATGAGTACCTGGCCTGCATTGCCAAGATCCAGAAAGCTGTTGAGTACTTTCAGGACAACAACCCAGATAGCCCTGAGCTCAATACAGTG AAAGCACGATTTGAGAAGGGTAAGGAGCTCCTGGAGGCTGAGTTCCGTGGTCTGCTGACCCGCTACAGTAAGCCTGTTCCTCCCATATTGATCCTGGATGCCATCACTGTAGATGAGGAGCTGGAGGTTCAGGAGGAGGTGACTCTAGAACACCTCCCTGAAGCCGTGCTACAGGATATCATCTGTatctctggctggctggtggaGTACGGACGCAATCAGG ACTTTATGAACGTTTACTTCCAGATCCGCTCCAATCAGTTGGACCGCTCCATCAAGGGTTTGAAAGACCACTTCCGGAAGAGTTCTGCCTCTTCTGGCATCCTCTACTCACCAGCCGTTCAGACCAAACGCAAGGACACTCCCACTAAGAAGGCACCCAAGAGACCAG GTCACGATCATGACCAGCGGGTCAAACACCAGTCAGACGCCCTGACCGACAAGCATGGGGCAGCAGCAG GGAAGGATGATGTCCTGGACATAGAGATTGACTCTTACATCCACTGCATCAGTGCCTTTGTGAAGCTGGCCCAGAGTGAATACGTCCTGCTCACAGAGATCATCCCTGAACACCACCAGAAGAAGACCTTTGACTCCCTCATACAG GAAGCCCTGGACAACCTGATGCTGGAGGGTGACAACATAGTGGCGGCAGCACGGCGGGCCATCATGAGACACGACTACTCTGCTGTCCTCACCATCTTCCCCATCCTCAGGCACCTTAAACAGACCAAGCCAGACTTTGACTCCACGCTCCAG GGCACAGCTGCCAGTACCAAGAACAAGCTGCCTACCCTCATCACATCCATGGAGACTATCGGAGCCAAAGCCCTGGAGGAGTTTGCAGACAGCATCAAG AATGACCCTGACAAGGAGTACAACATGCCTAAGGATGGAACTGTCCATGAGCTCACCAGCAAT gcCATCCTGTTCCTTCAGCAGCTGCTGGACTTTCAGGAGACAGCCGGAGCTATGCTGGCCTCTCAAG AGACCAGTTCGTCAGCCAGCAGCTCTGAGTTCAGTAGGAGACTTCTCAGCACCTACATAT GTAAAGTGTTGGGGAACTTGCAGCTGAATCTTCTCAGTAAATCCAAGGTGTACGAGGACTCTGCTCTGAGTGCCATCTTCCtccacaacaactacaactacatcCTCAAGTCCCTGGAGAA GTCTGAGCTGATCCAGTTAGTGACAGTGACTCAGAAGAAGGCTGAGAGTTCATACAGAGAGCTGATAGAACAGCAGAAACAGATATACCAGCGCAG CTGGTACAAGGTCACAGAGCATATTACGGACCGGAACATGCCTGCCTTCCAACCAGGAACCAAG CTGAAAGACAAAGAGCGTCAGGTGATCAAAGACAAGTTTAAG GGATTCAACGACGGTCTGGAGGAGCTGTGTAAGATCCAGAAGGTGTGGGCCATCCCAGACAAGGAGCAGAGAGACGCCATCCGCCACGCCCAGAGGAGAGTGGTATCCGAGGCCTACAGGGCATTCCTACAGAG ATACGCCAACATTTCGTTCACCAAAAATCCTGAGAAATACCACAAGTATCGTCCAGAGCAGGTGGAGGAGATGATCGAGAGGCTTTTTGATACCTCAGCCTAA